From the Nocardiopsis changdeensis genome, one window contains:
- a CDS encoding acyl carrier protein, protein MTADTRPLKARLAALPAAERERLLLDVVMECTAAVLGHDDLRDLEPDMEFAEAGVDSITAVEIRSRLSARLGAPVPRDRLNAAPTFAEAARVLQDLFPGHRG, encoded by the coding sequence ATGACCGCCGACACACGGCCGTTGAAGGCGCGGCTGGCCGCGCTGCCCGCCGCCGAGCGGGAGCGGCTGCTGCTGGACGTCGTCATGGAGTGCACGGCCGCCGTGCTCGGCCACGACGACCTCCGGGACCTGGAGCCCGACATGGAGTTCGCGGAGGCCGGGGTGGACTCCATCACCGCGGTGGAGATCCGCTCCCGCCTCTCGGCCCGGCTGGGCGCGCCGGTCCCGCGCGACCGGCTGAACGCCGCCCCGACCTTCGCCGAGGCGGCCCGCGTCCTCCAGGACCTGTTCCCCGGCCACCGAGGCTGA